The genomic segment TGGAATGCCGCCAATACCAAAACTCTCTATCACAACGCCGCGAAAGTTCTGTCTGATATAGTCAAAAATTTCCGCCCTCATGCCCGGAAACAGTTTGAGAACAAAAACATCCCGACACAGCTCCGGCTGTGCGCAAAACAACTCTGCTGTTTTTTCGTGCATCCTATGCCAGAAAGCCGTTTGTTGTATTGGCAGTGTATATGCGGCAAGTCCATTTTCAACATGGGCAACCACCGGAAAATTGATGCTGGCGAACGCATCGCGGCTGCGTGTTCTGCACTTCGTCGCGTGTGCGCCATGTATGATTTTTCCGTCAAAGGCGACAAAAACACCGCGCACCGCTTCACAAGCAAAACAAATTGCATCGAACAGATTTTTCTTTGCATCGGTATCCTGCGCCTCTATGGGGATTTGCGAACCGGTCAGCACGACCGGCTTGCCGAGATGCCGCAGCATCACAGTCAGTGCCGCAGCGCTGTACGCCATGGTATCCGTGCCATGCGCAAGCGCAAAGCCGTCATATCTGTCATAATTTTGTGCAATGGTCTGTGCCAAGATTCCCATGCGCGCTGGATTCATGTTGGTGCTGTCAATACTCATAACCGAAATGCCGGTCAACTGACACAAGGATGAAAGATCCGGCAGATAGGAAAGCAGTTGTTTTTCGTCTAATGCCGGTGTCAGCCCCTGTTCCGTCGGTGCCGACGCGATGGTTCCTCCGGTTGCTATGAGTAAAATTTGTTTCATAATACCAGCCTCCCGCTTTCATTTGTTCTAATCGTATCACACCCGTTGTCATTGCGCCATAGAAAAAACGGAGTTGTAACATGTTCCAACTCCGTTTTCATCGTTTTGCTGCTTATAACAGGGCAATCACATCTTCTGCGATTTGTCCCGCTGTCAGACGATTGCGCTTGACTACATCCTCTGCATCATAGCGATCCAGAAATTCCTTCTTGAGACCATAGTTGAGCACCTTCATGTCAGAGTTTCCATAGAAACGAGCAATCTTTTCGCCAAAGCCTCCGTCCAGAATGCCGTCTTCTGCCGTGATGACAATGTCATGTTCTGCCTTCAGGCTCTCCAGCAGTTTTTCATCAACACCGGTAATATACATCGGATTGATCACGGTCGGCTGCACGCCCGTCTGCTTTGCAATCTCTTGCGCTGTCTCCTGTCCCAATGTATAGAAATTGCCGAGACCGATGACAGCAACGC from the Butyricicoccus intestinisimiae genome contains:
- a CDS encoding asparaginase → MKQILLIATGGTIASAPTEQGLTPALDEKQLLSYLPDLSSLCQLTGISVMSIDSTNMNPARMGILAQTIAQNYDRYDGFALAHGTDTMAYSAAALTVMLRHLGKPVVLTGSQIPIEAQDTDAKKNLFDAICFACEAVRGVFVAFDGKIIHGAHATKCRTRSRDAFASINFPVVAHVENGLAAYTLPIQQTAFWHRMHEKTAELFCAQPELCRDVFVLKLFPGMRAEIFDYIRQNFRGVVIESFGIGGIPNEQPDLLGKVQELAQAGLAVVVTTQCMYEGVDLDIYAVGKSLAKQKIIVAGDQTTEFLVMKLMWALAHFDSVDAVKKYMEINGDQK